TCGGCGGTGTGCCGCGGCATCACCAGCCAGGCGTAGCCGCCATTCCTGCTTAGCACGCGGCCGCGCCCATCGGCTTCCACGCACAGGGCGGTGTCCTCGTCCACGCCGATGCCCACCATGTCTGCGCGCCCGGCCTGCTGCGCCGCCCGGGCCACGAACACGATCAACCGGCCAAGGCGGTCGCGCTTGCCGAAATGGGTGTCGGTGACCACGTTGGACAAGTACGGCATGGTCAGGAAGTCGCTGTCCAGGGTGACCTCGCCCCCCATCGGATCGCGCAGTGCGCGGGCCGAGGTGATGCTGCCGCCATCCATCGCGCCGTAGCTGTAACCGCCCAGGATGGCCAGGCCGGCGCTGGTGCCGGCGATCGGTCGGCCCGCACGGACGTGCGCGTTGAGCGCCTCGTTCAGCGCGGTGCCTTTCCAGAAGCGGATATAGCGGGACTGGTCGCCGCCGGCGATGAAGATCGCATCGGCCGCGGCCACTATCCGCAGCACCGCCGGATCATCGGCGCCCCGGCGGCTGTCGAAGACCACGGTCTGCACCGAGGCGGCACCGCCGATATCGCGGTACAGGCGCTCCTGCAGGTCGTCGGCGCCGGAGGCGCGCAGGATCACCACGCGCCCGTGCCCGGCGCGCTGCAGCCACCACTGGAAGGCCTCGGGAACCCATTCACCCCCGCCCATCAGCATCATGGCCGGTTCGGTGTGGGCGGCTGGCGCGGCATCGAGATCGCCCACTTCGTAGTAGCGGTAGCCAGGGTCCAGGACGGACTGTGCGTGGCTGGGCAGGGCCAGACTGAGCAGCAGCCCCAGCATCGGCGCGAACGGGCGGAAAGCCTTGTGCACGTTGATCTCCCTGAACAAAAACCGGGTGTAAGCGCTTTCACTCTTTGCCAGAGAAATCGGTAGTGGTCAAGCCCGTAAAAAAGGCGTTAAATGCGCGCCGTCCATTCGCGAAATGTGAATGGGGGACAGGCCTCCCTCGAGGCCGACACTTTCTTCTCGAGAATTCTCATGCGTAAACAGGCGATGGCGTGGTCGATCCAGCTGGCGTTGATGGGTGTGGCCGCAACCGCAGGCGCCCAGGCGCCGGCCGCGTCCGGGGTGCAGCAACTGGACACGGTGCAGGTCACCGGTTCGCGCATTCCGCGCGCCCAGGTCGAGGGCCCGGCCCCGGTCACGGTGATCACCGCCGAGCAGATCCAGGCCAGCGGCTTCACCAGCGTGCCGGACGTGCTGCGGTCGATGTCCCAGAACGGCGGTGAGACCCAGAGCCAGCAGTCCTCCAGCGGCGCGGACTTCTCGCCGGGTGCGCAGCAGGTCGACCTGCGCGGGCTGGGCCCGAACCACACCCTGGTGCTGGTCAATGGCCGCCGCATCGCCGACTTCCCGATGCCGTTCCAGGGCCGCAGCAACTTCACCGACGTGTCCAACATCCCGATCGGGATGATCGAGCGGATCGAAGTACTTACCGGCAGCGCCTCGGCGATCTACGGCTCGGACGCGATTGCCGGCGTGGTCAACTTCATCCTCAAGAAGCACGTGGATGGCACCACGGTGGACGTGCGGATGGGCACGGCCACCGAAGGCGGCGCCGATTCGTTCGACATCAGCCTGGCCAGCGGCTTCGATGCCGGTCGCTTCAGTGCGGTGTACAGCCTGGAACTGCAGTCGCAGACGCCGCTGTGGGCCTACGAGCGCAGCCAGCAGGATTCCACCCTGGACGCCCCCACCGAGAGCGCCCGCGCCGCGCGCCGTGCCTACCTGCGCACCGATTACAACGACGATTACCTGGACCCGGGCCAGGCCACCTGCGATGCGCTGGCCGGGCAGAACCGCGGCAGCACCCAGTATGCCGAGCGCCCGCGCTACGGCTTCTACTGCGGCAGCGACCGGTCGATCGGCTACGGCACGATCCTGAGCAAGCGCCGCGGCGTGAACGGCTACGCCTCGCTCAACTATGCCTTCGACAATGGCACCCAGTGGTTTGCCGACGTGCAGATGGGCTACCACGACATCGCGCTGATGCGCGACGTGACCCAGTGGGGCCGGATGGCCGCCGACGGTAACGAAGACGGCTACTTCTACAACCAGGCCACCGACCAGGTGGAATTCTGGCAGCGCCAGTTCTCGCCCGAGGAAATGGGCGGCCTGCGCAACGGCATGATCCGCAGCACCCAGAAGACCTTCAGCGTGACCACCGGCTTCAAGGGCAGCCTGGGCCCGAACTGGGACTACGAGGCCTCGCTGAGCCATTCGCAGTACCAGTCGTCGATCCGCTGGCCGCAGATCATCGCGTCCAAGGCCAACGCGCTGTTCCTGGGCGAGCAGCTGGGCGAGTACACCGATGACGACGACAACGTGTTCCCGGTGTTCAACGCCGATCCGGCGCGCCTGTACCGGCCACTGAGCCGCAGCGAGTACGATTCGATCGCCGCGAAGACGACCTACACGCCGAAGTCGCGCACCGATACGGCCGCACTGACCCTGACCAACGGCGAGCTGTTCGAACTGCCGGGCGGCAAGGCCGGGTTCGCCGCCACCGCCGAGTTCGGCAACCAGTCCTACGCGCTGAACCCCGATCCGCTGGCGACCGAATACTACTACTACAGCTGGAAGGACTCGGACGGCCATGGCAGCCGCAACCGCTGGGCCACCGCGGCCGAGCTGCGCCTGCCGCTGCACGACACGCTCAACGTGAGCGTGGCCGGCCGTTACGACCAGTACCGCTACTCGGGCAACAGCATCGGCAAGGCGACCTGGAGCGGCGGTATCGAGTGGCGCCCGATCGACAGCCTGCTGGTGCGGGGTTCGTACGGCACCGCGTTCCGTGCGCCGGACCTGCACTACGTGTACGCCGGGCCGGGCAACGATGAAACCAGCAACAACGACTACTACGCCTGCCAGCTGGACGGTGCGGATGATTGCTCGGACTACGAAGAGAACCTGATCCGCACGCGCGAGGGCAACCGGAAGCTCGACCCGGAGACCAGCACGTCGTGGAGCGCCGGGTTTGTGTGGTCGCCAGCGGTGGGTCTGGACCTGTCGGTGGACTGGTTCGACATCGACATGCGCGACCAGGTGAAGGACATGGACGTGGGCACGATCCTGCGGGATGAAGCGGCCTGCCGTCTGGGCGGCGCCGATGCGAATTCGCCGACCTGTGTCGATGCGATCAGCCGCGTCACCCGCACCAGCGACGGCCGCCTGTACGGGGTGCACGTCAACCCGGTCAACATCGCGCGCGAGACCACGCAGGGCATCGACGTGGGCGTGCGTTACCGGCTGACCACGGGCATCGGCGATTTCATCCTGAGTGGCAACCACACCTGGGTGAAGACGCACGATTTCCAGCAGTTCGACGGCGATGTGGTGGAGGACAAGTTCGCGGTGAACAGCGGGTTCGACATTCCGCGCACCAAGACCAGCGCCAGCATCACGTGGGAGAACGATGCGTGGTCGGCGACGCTGTACGGGTCGCGGCTGGGCAAGCTGCCGACCTACGACAGCTATGACGAGAGTTTCGATCCGGAGAGCGGCGACAGCCCGTGGATCGGGGCGACGTACCGGTACAACGTGTCGGTGCAGTACCGCGTGGACGACCATTCGCGCCTGTCCCTGTCGGTGGTGAACGTGGGCAATAAGATGCCGCCGAAGGACGCGACCTACACGTCGTACCCGTACTACGACGTGTCGTGGTTCGATACGGTGGGCCGCACGATCAACCTGCAGTACACGCACAAGTTCGGCGGCACGGCGCTGTAAGCGGCGCGGTTGCAGCGGATGCGGGCGAAAAGACGGAGGCAGTGCCTCCGTCTTTTTTTTGGCGATGCACTTCCCAAGCGACAAGGCACAAGCGATCACGGTGTGCTGGCGCCTGCGCGGGCCGGCCATGCAGAGACCCAAGCAGGTAGTGCCGGCCGCTGGCCGGCTCCTCACCATCCCGAATGCGTCCCTCGCGGTTCTCCACACCCGACGTGGAGAGGCGTGGGGGTTTGGTGTGGACAAGTAGGTGCAAGCCAACCACCGCAAGGCTTTCATGGCGTGGTGATTTTTTGTCCACGCGTGTAGGGGGTTTTCCACATCGCACGTGGAGAGCGATGGGGGTTTGCTGTGGACAACCCGGTGCGAGCGATACGCTGCAAGGGTTTCCAGCGGTGGTCAGAAAGTGTCCACGTTGCTTGCGGGGTGGGTGTGCGGATTGCCGGCCAGCGGCCGGCACTACCGGGGTCGGGGTTTTCCACATGGGGCGTGGAGAGCGGTGGGTGTTTGTTGTGGACAAGTGGGTCGGAAGCACACGCGGCAAGGGTTTCCGGGCGTGATCAAATAATCACCACCAAGTACTTGCCAGCGGACAACCTGTCGCAGAGTGGCTCCCCATCCCGACTATGCTGCGTTCCCCTTATCGATGGAGAGCACCGCGTGCGCAGAGGCATTCCCCGCATCGCCGTTGTCGGTGCCGGCATCATCGGCGCCTCTGTGGCGTGGCACCTGACGCGCGCGGGTGCAGCCGTCACGGTGCTGGAGCGCGGCGCCACTGCGTCGGGCGGAGCGACCGGCAGCTCGTATGGCTGGGTGGGTACGGGCAGCATGCTGCCGGGCGATTCGCCGTCGCGCTTTGCCATGATCCGCGACGCCATGCCGGAATTTTCCCGGCTGGCGAACGCGCTGGGGCCATTACCGATCGCGGCGCGCGGTGCGCTCGTATGGGCCGGTACGGACGCTGAAACCGACGCGTTTGTAACCCAGCAGCGAGAGGCCGGTATCGGTATCGAGCTGCTCGATCACGCAGGCATCAGGACGTTGGAGCCGCACCTGAAGGCGCCGGCACTGGCCGCATGGGTGCCCGGGGATGTCGCCCTCGAACCCGCCCTACTGACCGCGCAGCTGTTGTCCAGTGCACGGGCATCCGGCGCGCGCGTAGTCTTCAATCAGGAGGTGTCGGCCATCGAAACCCGCAACGGCCGGGTCACCGGAGTGGTGACAACGGACGGGACCCATGCCGTGGACGCCGTGGTGCTTGCCAATGCTGCCAGCGCCGTGCCCCTGGCGGCACGCCTGGATATCCACCTGCCCGTGCATGAGGCGCCCGCGGTGCTGTTGGCGTTCGACGCATTGCCCGGGCGTCTCCATCACCTGCTGTGTGCCGCGGACCACGAAGTCCGCCCACGCCTCGGCGGTGGACTGCTGGTTGCGGCCGACATGCCCGTCGAGGGCGATGCCGGGCTGGACAGCCTCGCCCGTCAGTGCATGGCCGATACGCAGGCCCTGCTCGCTGCCCCTGCCGGACTGGTGTTGCGCTCGGTGAGGGCCGTGCAACGGCCGTTGACCAGCACCGGTATGCCAGTACAGGGATTCCTGCCAGGCATTGAAGGCCTTTACG
This is a stretch of genomic DNA from Stenotrophomonas rhizophila. It encodes these proteins:
- a CDS encoding NAD(P)/FAD-dependent oxidoreductase, encoding MRRGIPRIAVVGAGIIGASVAWHLTRAGAAVTVLERGATASGGATGSSYGWVGTGSMLPGDSPSRFAMIRDAMPEFSRLANALGPLPIAARGALVWAGTDAETDAFVTQQREAGIGIELLDHAGIRTLEPHLKAPALAAWVPGDVALEPALLTAQLLSSARASGARVVFNQEVSAIETRNGRVTGVVTTDGTHAVDAVVLANAASAVPLAARLDIHLPVHEAPAVLLAFDALPGRLHHLLCAADHEVRPRLGGGLLVAADMPVEGDAGLDSLARQCMADTQALLAAPAGLVLRSVRAVQRPLTSTGMPVQGFLPGIEGLYAAIAHPGVMLAPWLGRLAAEALIAA
- a CDS encoding cyanophycinase; this translates as MLGLLLSLALPSHAQSVLDPGYRYYEVGDLDAAPAAHTEPAMMLMGGGEWVPEAFQWWLQRAGHGRVVILRASGADDLQERLYRDIGGAASVQTVVFDSRRGADDPAVLRIVAAADAIFIAGGDQSRYIRFWKGTALNEALNAHVRAGRPIAGTSAGLAILGGYSYGAMDGGSITSARALRDPMGGEVTLDSDFLTMPYLSNVVTDTHFGKRDRLGRLIVFVARAAQQAGRADMVGIGVDEDTALCVEADGRGRVLSRNGGYAWLVMPRHTADRLRDGEPLDFHAIPVTGVGSGSLLHLDGFRVDDAAFQVTADIRDGGLELR
- a CDS encoding TonB-dependent receptor plug domain-containing protein, translating into MRKQAMAWSIQLALMGVAATAGAQAPAASGVQQLDTVQVTGSRIPRAQVEGPAPVTVITAEQIQASGFTSVPDVLRSMSQNGGETQSQQSSSGADFSPGAQQVDLRGLGPNHTLVLVNGRRIADFPMPFQGRSNFTDVSNIPIGMIERIEVLTGSASAIYGSDAIAGVVNFILKKHVDGTTVDVRMGTATEGGADSFDISLASGFDAGRFSAVYSLELQSQTPLWAYERSQQDSTLDAPTESARAARRAYLRTDYNDDYLDPGQATCDALAGQNRGSTQYAERPRYGFYCGSDRSIGYGTILSKRRGVNGYASLNYAFDNGTQWFADVQMGYHDIALMRDVTQWGRMAADGNEDGYFYNQATDQVEFWQRQFSPEEMGGLRNGMIRSTQKTFSVTTGFKGSLGPNWDYEASLSHSQYQSSIRWPQIIASKANALFLGEQLGEYTDDDDNVFPVFNADPARLYRPLSRSEYDSIAAKTTYTPKSRTDTAALTLTNGELFELPGGKAGFAATAEFGNQSYALNPDPLATEYYYYSWKDSDGHGSRNRWATAAELRLPLHDTLNVSVAGRYDQYRYSGNSIGKATWSGGIEWRPIDSLLVRGSYGTAFRAPDLHYVYAGPGNDETSNNDYYACQLDGADDCSDYEENLIRTREGNRKLDPETSTSWSAGFVWSPAVGLDLSVDWFDIDMRDQVKDMDVGTILRDEAACRLGGADANSPTCVDAISRVTRTSDGRLYGVHVNPVNIARETTQGIDVGVRYRLTTGIGDFILSGNHTWVKTHDFQQFDGDVVEDKFAVNSGFDIPRTKTSASITWENDAWSATLYGSRLGKLPTYDSYDESFDPESGDSPWIGATYRYNVSVQYRVDDHSRLSLSVVNVGNKMPPKDATYTSYPYYDVSWFDTVGRTINLQYTHKFGGTAL